The following proteins are encoded in a genomic region of Burkholderia pyrrocinia:
- a CDS encoding TOBE domain-containing protein: MSITAINVRNQFKGKVKEIIRGPVVSEVDVETPFGIVTSVITTRSVDELELKVGAEVVALVKSTEVSIARL, encoded by the coding sequence ATGAGCATCACTGCAATCAACGTGCGTAACCAGTTCAAAGGCAAGGTAAAGGAGATCATCCGCGGGCCGGTCGTGTCCGAGGTCGACGTCGAGACGCCGTTCGGCATCGTCACGTCGGTGATCACGACCCGTTCGGTCGACGAGCTCGAACTGAAGGTCGGCGCGGAAGTCGTCGCGCTCGTGAAATCGACCGAAGTATCGATCGCGCGTCTCTGA
- the dusA gene encoding tRNA dihydrouridine(20/20a) synthase DusA, protein MLDWTDRHCRSFHRTLTRDTWLYTEMITTGALLFGDAQRHLAFTPNESPVALQLGGSERDDLARAAKLGEQWGYDEINLNCGCPSERVQRGAFGACLMNEPQLVADCVKAMRDAVSVPVTIKHRIGVDAVEDYAFVRDFVGTVAEAGCETFVVHARNAILKGLSPKENREIPPLKYDYAYQLKRDFPSLEIVINGGIKTLDEVAQHLEHVDGVMLGREAYHNPYVLAEVDARFYGSTAAAPTREAAEAQLIEYCAAELKRGTYLGAIVRHALGLYRGMPGARGWRRVLSDNKKLARGDLGVFDEARAYLNDADEFFEKKALQDSKDFV, encoded by the coding sequence ATGCTCGACTGGACCGATCGCCATTGCCGGTCGTTCCACCGTACGCTGACGCGTGATACGTGGCTGTATACGGAGATGATCACGACGGGCGCGCTGCTGTTCGGCGATGCCCAGCGGCATCTCGCTTTCACGCCTAACGAATCTCCGGTCGCGCTGCAACTCGGCGGCAGCGAACGCGACGATCTCGCGCGCGCCGCGAAGCTCGGCGAGCAGTGGGGCTACGACGAAATCAACCTGAATTGCGGATGTCCGTCCGAGCGCGTGCAGCGCGGCGCGTTCGGTGCTTGCCTGATGAACGAGCCGCAGCTCGTCGCCGACTGCGTGAAGGCGATGCGCGATGCGGTGTCGGTGCCGGTTACGATCAAGCACCGGATCGGTGTCGACGCGGTCGAGGACTATGCATTCGTGCGCGACTTCGTCGGCACGGTGGCCGAGGCCGGTTGCGAAACGTTCGTCGTGCATGCGCGCAACGCGATCCTGAAGGGGCTGTCGCCGAAGGAGAATCGCGAGATTCCGCCGCTCAAGTACGACTATGCGTATCAGTTGAAGCGCGATTTCCCGTCGCTGGAGATCGTCATCAACGGCGGCATCAAGACGCTCGACGAGGTCGCGCAGCATCTCGAGCATGTCGATGGCGTGATGCTCGGCCGCGAGGCGTATCACAACCCGTACGTGCTTGCGGAGGTCGATGCGCGCTTCTACGGATCGACCGCAGCGGCGCCGACGCGCGAAGCGGCCGAGGCGCAATTGATCGAATACTGCGCAGCCGAACTGAAGCGCGGGACCTACCTCGGCGCGATCGTGCGGCACGCGCTCGGACTGTATCGCGGCATGCCCGGCGCGCGCGGCTGGCGTCGTGTGCTGTCCGACAACAAGAAGCTCGCGCGCGGCGATCTGGGCGTGTTCGACGAGGCACGCGCGTATCTGAACGACGCCGACGAATTTTTCGAAAAAAAGGCTTTGCAAGATTCAAAAGACTTCGTATAA
- a CDS encoding site-specific integrase encodes MGRTSGGVEIRTTSIRLNFTLDGKRERQTLMLNGKPMPPTPANVKYAHRLIAEIVDRIRLGTFTLVEYFPTSGAPSALTVGSWLDTWLAAQRIELSTKDGYESAIRFWKAAACDKNQSPLGPTPLRKLKLSHVLTAIAGRPDLSGKTINNYVSVLRKALDLAVSDNVLTENPAADVPRAKHQKPPPDPFSRDESEKVIGEAERAYAGQVHNLIEFWFWTGLRTSEIFGLQWRNVDLQSGTILVAEALVRGEHKDRTKTAVARTVRLNSRALGALTRQRSFTQIAGTAIFHDPRYSTRWEDERAFRRSFWTPILKRLGIRYRRPYNMRHSYATAMLMAGMTPAFCAKQLGHSIEMFLTTYAKWMDGEQNALEMARLESTLVSPSCPPQSKTGA; translated from the coding sequence ATGGGTAGAACAAGCGGCGGCGTAGAGATTCGCACGACGTCCATCCGACTGAACTTCACGCTCGACGGCAAGAGAGAGCGGCAAACATTGATGCTGAACGGCAAGCCGATGCCCCCAACTCCAGCAAACGTGAAGTACGCCCACCGCCTGATTGCTGAGATTGTCGATCGGATCCGACTCGGAACGTTCACCCTGGTCGAGTATTTTCCGACCAGCGGAGCCCCGAGCGCTCTCACTGTCGGCAGTTGGCTCGATACGTGGCTCGCCGCTCAGAGAATCGAACTCTCGACGAAAGACGGATACGAAAGCGCTATCCGATTTTGGAAAGCCGCGGCCTGTGACAAGAATCAAAGTCCGCTCGGGCCGACTCCACTTCGCAAACTGAAGTTGAGTCACGTCTTGACAGCGATTGCGGGCCGGCCTGACCTGAGTGGAAAAACGATCAACAACTATGTTTCGGTACTGAGAAAGGCGCTCGACCTTGCAGTGTCCGACAACGTGCTGACTGAGAATCCCGCCGCGGATGTGCCTCGCGCCAAGCACCAGAAGCCCCCGCCCGATCCATTTTCTCGCGACGAGTCGGAAAAGGTCATCGGTGAAGCTGAACGCGCTTACGCCGGGCAAGTCCACAACCTCATCGAGTTCTGGTTCTGGACCGGCCTACGCACGTCCGAAATTTTCGGCCTACAGTGGCGGAACGTGGATCTGCAGAGCGGGACAATCTTGGTTGCGGAAGCGCTTGTGCGCGGCGAGCACAAGGATCGAACGAAGACGGCAGTCGCGCGCACCGTCCGCTTGAACAGCCGGGCGCTTGGCGCGTTGACCCGTCAGCGCTCATTCACTCAGATTGCTGGCACCGCAATTTTCCACGATCCGAGGTACAGCACGCGATGGGAAGATGAGCGCGCATTCCGACGCAGTTTCTGGACGCCCATTTTGAAACGACTCGGAATTCGCTATCGCCGCCCTTACAACATGCGACATAGCTACGCGACAGCAATGCTGATGGCCGGAATGACCCCAGCCTTTTGCGCGAAACAGCTCGGACACAGCATCGAGATGTTTCTGACAACGTACGCGAAATGGATGGATGGCGAGCAGAACGCTCTAGAGATGGCGAGGCTCGAATCGACACTAGTGTCCCCGAGTTGTCCCCCGCAAAGCAAAACAGGCGCCTAA
- a CDS encoding excisionase, with the protein MIDSPTLIAPAPYVTVALAAVITGLSEKAIRRKIEDGKWLDGREYRRSPDGGIFISIKGYQLWVEQAAA; encoded by the coding sequence ATGATCGACTCACCTACTCTGATTGCGCCCGCCCCCTACGTCACGGTGGCGCTCGCCGCCGTGATTACGGGCCTCAGTGAGAAAGCCATCCGTCGAAAGATCGAAGACGGAAAGTGGCTCGACGGTCGCGAGTACCGGCGCTCGCCTGACGGCGGAATCTTCATTTCCATCAAGGGGTATCAACTATGGGTAGAACAAGCGGCGGCGTAG
- a CDS encoding DUF1488 family protein — MSHGIEFVRKWDTTGDPVRFRVRLDGNDYDGRISHNALLYLSGDDPLSVDYNRAFSENLQRILEIAGRVIQKNAADVVEFRISESDVRR; from the coding sequence ATGTCACACGGAATCGAATTCGTTCGGAAATGGGACACGACTGGCGACCCAGTTCGCTTTCGCGTTCGGCTTGATGGTAACGATTACGATGGCAGGATCTCTCACAATGCCCTTCTGTATCTGTCTGGCGACGATCCGCTTTCGGTTGACTACAACAGAGCTTTCTCCGAAAACCTGCAGCGGATTCTCGAAATTGCGGGGCGAGTGATACAAAAGAATGCGGCTGATGTAGTTGAATTCAGGATCTCGGAAAGCGACGTCCGGCGCTAG
- a CDS encoding VUT family protein yields MYVLIYIAAVAVANLLVAHFGPAATPIIAFLLIGLDLAIRDRLHLDWRGRALWTRMFALIATAGLVSYVLNPASKEIALASLAAFGAAAVASAIVFQLARRFPILTRANGANVAGAAVDSIIFPLVAFGAIFPVIAALQFVAKVAGGALWSWVVFRNARASRQPPGKHGSTANLVK; encoded by the coding sequence ATGTACGTTTTGATCTATATCGCGGCGGTCGCAGTTGCGAACCTACTGGTCGCCCATTTTGGGCCAGCTGCTACACCGATCATTGCGTTTTTGCTTATCGGACTCGATCTCGCGATTCGAGATCGCCTCCACCTCGACTGGCGAGGCCGCGCCCTGTGGACGCGGATGTTTGCCTTGATAGCAACGGCAGGCCTAGTCAGCTATGTGCTCAATCCCGCGTCCAAAGAAATCGCATTGGCGTCGCTTGCGGCGTTCGGTGCCGCGGCAGTAGCAAGCGCAATTGTGTTCCAGCTAGCACGTCGCTTTCCGATCCTTACACGGGCGAACGGCGCGAACGTTGCGGGTGCCGCTGTCGACTCCATCATCTTCCCGCTTGTTGCCTTCGGGGCGATTTTTCCGGTGATTGCAGCGCTGCAGTTCGTCGCCAAAGTGGCCGGCGGAGCCCTATGGTCATGGGTTGTCTTTCGCAATGCTCGGGCAAGCAGACAACCGCCCGGGAAACACGGGTCGACAGCAAATCTCGTCAAGTGA
- a CDS encoding Cro/Cl family transcriptional regulator, whose translation MDLRTYLDGERGRLVKLAEAIGAHTSDLSAWANRKRPVPIPFGWPIEIATLGVVGRLDLFSADVIRKVWPDLAQPKEIA comes from the coding sequence ATGGATCTGAGAACCTATCTTGATGGCGAGCGTGGTCGGCTCGTGAAACTAGCCGAGGCGATTGGGGCGCACACGTCCGATCTCAGCGCATGGGCGAACCGGAAACGGCCGGTGCCGATTCCTTTCGGCTGGCCGATCGAAATTGCGACGTTGGGCGTTGTCGGCAGGCTTGATCTGTTTTCGGCCGATGTCATCCGCAAGGTCTGGCCGGACCTTGCCCAACCGAAGGAGATCGCATGA
- a CDS encoding ParB/RepB/Spo0J family partition protein: MAKNSIDAYGAAGKSNVLFFDPDALTLITDPAHPLFDRRALLPFDEAMVRNIRHRGVLETILVHKDPESGDVIIVDGRRRVIAAREANRRLRDEGLPPVMVPALPKRGKQAELAGMMVATNEHREHDSPINRAEKMQRLRDLGYSDEQIAAEFRIEPPTVASSLRLLDCTAAVRDALEADQITVSNALKLAKLPPDQQREKVKEVIAAAEGKQGHERSRAQKAALTGNAAPRMRTRKQIAAELEKVTGERADALRWVLGVSGDALSVEAADPRQLSIDEAS, encoded by the coding sequence ATGGCAAAGAATTCTATCGACGCATACGGCGCCGCCGGTAAGAGCAATGTCCTGTTCTTCGATCCGGACGCGCTGACGCTGATTACCGATCCGGCGCATCCGCTGTTCGACCGGCGCGCGCTGCTGCCCTTCGACGAGGCAATGGTGCGCAACATTCGCCATCGAGGGGTCCTCGAAACGATCCTGGTCCACAAAGATCCGGAATCGGGCGACGTGATCATCGTTGACGGCCGGCGTCGCGTGATCGCTGCGCGCGAGGCGAACCGCCGCTTGCGTGACGAGGGGCTTCCGCCAGTCATGGTTCCGGCTCTGCCGAAGCGCGGGAAGCAAGCTGAACTGGCCGGGATGATGGTCGCGACGAACGAACATCGCGAGCACGACAGTCCAATCAACCGGGCCGAGAAAATGCAGCGCCTGCGAGATCTCGGGTACTCCGACGAGCAGATCGCCGCGGAATTCCGCATCGAGCCGCCGACAGTCGCGTCGTCGCTGCGGCTGCTTGACTGCACGGCAGCCGTGCGTGATGCGCTCGAGGCCGACCAGATCACGGTGTCGAACGCCCTGAAGCTGGCGAAGCTGCCGCCGGACCAGCAGCGCGAGAAGGTGAAAGAGGTAATCGCGGCGGCCGAGGGCAAGCAAGGGCATGAGCGCTCGCGCGCGCAGAAAGCCGCGCTGACTGGCAACGCTGCTCCGCGGATGCGTACCCGCAAGCAGATCGCCGCTGAGCTGGAGAAGGTGACCGGCGAGCGCGCGGACGCGCTCCGGTGGGTGCTCGGCGTCAGTGGCGATGCGCTGTCCGTCGAAGCGGCTGATCCCCGCCAGTTGTCGATCGACGAGGCTTCATGA
- a CDS encoding helix-turn-helix domain-containing protein: MSIKVQTMVWDRYPGEDHELLLALKLADFCDDNGEHIFPSIETMAEKTRRSARAVQYQIKSMVERGWLILVANASGGRGRACEYRINPEWINGAELAPISAGSKGAKVAPNQKGATGSKKGATDDGKGAMGFAKGCNGLHPIHHEPPQEPSENHQGARRAPRVALHAEIQAMELPDWLAFEDWDMWCEQREAKHKDAPWTRPAATVSIRKLTKLRSLGQDPKACIEEAVLRGWTGLFPLKGDVAATSSGSGTTVAPDWWKTASGIRERGKQLGIDEKPNQVFEQFKARVFKVAGPGEWMEDMLRTVSRESEERYEALYAFFNDIPRDQGAQQAAE, encoded by the coding sequence ATGAGCATCAAGGTCCAAACGATGGTGTGGGACCGCTATCCGGGCGAGGACCATGAGCTGTTGCTCGCCCTGAAGCTTGCCGACTTCTGCGACGACAACGGCGAGCACATCTTCCCGAGCATCGAAACGATGGCCGAAAAGACGCGTCGTTCGGCGCGCGCCGTGCAGTACCAGATCAAGAGCATGGTCGAACGTGGATGGCTGATCCTGGTCGCGAACGCGAGCGGCGGTCGTGGCCGCGCCTGCGAGTACCGCATCAATCCTGAATGGATAAACGGTGCAGAGCTTGCACCCATTTCCGCTGGCTCAAAGGGTGCAAAGGTTGCACCCAATCAAAAGGGTGCAACGGGCAGCAAAAAGGGTGCAACGGACGACGGAAAGGGTGCAATGGGTTTCGCAAAAGGGTGCAATGGGTTGCACCCGATTCACCATGAACCACCACAGGAACCATCAGAGAACCACCAAGGCGCTCGGCGAGCGCCGCGAGTTGCGTTGCATGCCGAGATTCAGGCGATGGAATTGCCCGACTGGCTGGCGTTCGAGGATTGGGACATGTGGTGCGAGCAGCGTGAGGCGAAGCACAAAGACGCGCCTTGGACTCGCCCGGCCGCAACCGTATCGATCCGGAAGCTGACGAAGCTGCGTTCGCTGGGGCAGGACCCGAAGGCATGCATCGAAGAAGCTGTGCTGCGTGGCTGGACGGGCCTGTTTCCGCTGAAAGGCGACGTGGCCGCTACATCGTCGGGCTCCGGCACCACTGTCGCGCCGGATTGGTGGAAGACGGCGTCGGGCATTCGCGAGCGCGGCAAGCAGCTCGGTATCGATGAAAAGCCGAATCAGGTGTTCGAGCAGTTCAAGGCGCGCGTGTTCAAGGTGGCTGGTCCGGGCGAATGGATGGAAGACATGTTGCGGACGGTCAGCCGCGAAAGCGAAGAGCGCTACGAAGCGCTGTACGCGTTTTTCAATGACATTCCGCGCGATCAGGGCGCGCAGCAGGCAGCGGAATGA
- a CDS encoding nuclease domain-containing protein, giving the protein MKRAGFGPRKKPMARGSWSRKSSPLPELAPQQVAKRRRLRRPTVAEGLKYLEACRGEPCYLRVPGLCRLNPIDETVVPCHSNQSRHGKAGSLKAKNEFTVPGCGACHAWIDQNRVGTPKQVKFDVWDRSYEQWAPVRARKMGETNCQ; this is encoded by the coding sequence ATGAAGCGGGCAGGGTTCGGGCCGCGAAAGAAGCCTATGGCGCGCGGATCGTGGTCACGGAAGAGCTCGCCGCTACCGGAGCTGGCCCCGCAGCAGGTGGCGAAGAGACGTCGCCTGAGACGACCGACCGTAGCTGAAGGCCTGAAGTATCTGGAGGCCTGTCGCGGCGAGCCGTGTTACCTGCGCGTGCCGGGTCTTTGTCGGCTGAATCCAATCGACGAAACCGTGGTGCCGTGTCACTCGAACCAGTCACGACACGGCAAGGCCGGCAGCCTGAAGGCGAAAAACGAATTCACGGTTCCAGGCTGCGGCGCGTGTCACGCATGGATCGATCAGAACCGCGTCGGCACGCCGAAGCAGGTCAAGTTCGATGTGTGGGATCGGTCATATGAGCAATGGGCGCCGGTTCGCGCTCGAAAGATGGGAGAAACAAATTGCCAGTGA
- a CDS encoding phage portal protein, producing MSAHACIFYSDVPERLVISAIRHRDGVTGADLVAFDECPFSGEITETEHGTQISFPWPRNRTMRHAVGDWLTHYGISFAVVM from the coding sequence ATGAGCGCACACGCATGCATCTTCTATAGCGACGTGCCCGAGCGACTCGTCATATCGGCGATTCGTCATCGCGACGGGGTGACTGGTGCGGATCTCGTTGCGTTCGATGAGTGCCCGTTCAGCGGTGAGATCACGGAGACGGAGCATGGCACGCAGATTTCGTTTCCGTGGCCGCGCAACAGGACGATGCGACATGCCGTAGGCGACTGGCTCACGCACTACGGCATCAGTTTCGCGGTCGTCATGTGA
- the ghoS gene encoding type V toxin-antitoxin system endoribonuclease antitoxin GhoS, translating into MTNFVTRVELHSATSDDYEALHTHMAAKGFKRTIVGGDGVTYNLPSATYSYVGNATTETVRDAARAAANSTGKSSWIVSTEGLSSWYLPNA; encoded by the coding sequence ATGACGAACTTTGTTACGAGAGTTGAACTGCATAGCGCAACCTCAGATGACTATGAAGCTCTGCATACGCACATGGCCGCAAAAGGATTTAAGCGGACGATCGTTGGCGGAGATGGAGTGACCTACAATCTGCCTTCCGCGACGTACAGTTATGTAGGAAACGCAACTACTGAAACTGTCAGAGACGCAGCTCGCGCAGCAGCAAACTCGACTGGTAAGTCAAGTTGGATTGTCAGCACGGAGGGGTTGTCTAGCTGGTACTTGCCGAACGCGTAA
- a CDS encoding type II toxin-antitoxin system HicB family antitoxin has translation MLYPLYVHVGDAKHAHGVTFPDFPGCHAAADTWEDLPAAVQEAAEAHFYDDDGPVPAPSPLESLARNPEYEGGVWMIFDIDLSKINSKAVRLNISLPERLVQQIDAVARARKLSRSAFLALAAEHEMAVHA, from the coding sequence ATGCTCTATCCACTCTATGTCCACGTTGGAGACGCCAAGCATGCTCACGGCGTCACCTTTCCCGACTTCCCTGGCTGTCACGCGGCAGCCGATACCTGGGAAGATCTTCCCGCTGCCGTACAGGAAGCGGCCGAGGCGCATTTCTACGATGACGATGGCCCGGTGCCAGCTCCGTCGCCGCTGGAATCGCTGGCGCGCAATCCCGAATACGAAGGCGGCGTCTGGATGATCTTCGATATTGACCTGTCGAAGATCAACTCCAAGGCAGTTCGCCTTAATATCAGCCTGCCCGAACGGCTCGTGCAGCAAATCGATGCGGTCGCCCGCGCACGTAAGCTGTCACGCTCCGCATTCCTCGCGCTCGCTGCCGAGCACGAAATGGCTGTGCACGCTTAA
- a CDS encoding type II toxin-antitoxin system HicA family toxin, producing the protein MNSTELIKRIKADGWYHVHTVGSHHQFKHPTKPGKVTVPHPKKDLLIATVRSILKQAGLK; encoded by the coding sequence ATGAACAGCACCGAACTCATCAAGCGAATCAAGGCCGATGGCTGGTACCACGTCCATACCGTCGGGTCGCACCATCAGTTCAAACACCCGACAAAGCCGGGCAAGGTAACGGTGCCACACCCGAAGAAAGACCTGCTGATCGCTACGGTGCGCAGCATCCTGAAACAAGCCGGCCTGAAATGA
- a CDS encoding HNH endonuclease has translation MAKRPLKPCKHRGCGALVADGKSYCERHAHEAVKWKPDVVRGNRHARGYGTAWDKIRQRILRRDSGLCQPCLQAGRVTAATAVDHVIPKVRGGTDRDENLQAICRDCHATKTARERLR, from the coding sequence ATGGCGAAACGCCCGTTGAAGCCTTGCAAGCACCGAGGATGCGGTGCGCTTGTCGCGGACGGCAAGTCATATTGCGAGCGGCACGCTCATGAGGCCGTCAAGTGGAAGCCTGATGTGGTGCGCGGCAATCGCCACGCGCGGGGCTACGGTACTGCGTGGGACAAGATCAGGCAACGCATCCTGCGCCGCGACAGTGGCCTTTGTCAGCCCTGCCTGCAAGCCGGACGCGTGACGGCGGCAACCGCAGTCGACCACGTTATCCCGAAGGTACGAGGCGGAACGGATCGTGACGAGAACCTGCAAGCGATCTGCCGTGACTGCCACGCGACGAAGACGGCGCGCGAGCGGTTGCGGTGA
- a CDS encoding phage terminase small subunit P27 family: MGGIATVPGRGRKPKPTARKIAAGNPGKRALNKDEPDFGLVSNIEPPDWISGEARDMWERVVPLLCGQKILQMTDLHIVEIFCAAYGNWRTAQEDLTRNGPVVDSSQGSPMKNPAATVVKEAAAQMASFGAMLGLDPASRQRLVGAKPKTPDNPFAKLLGK, translated from the coding sequence GTGGGAGGTATCGCGACAGTGCCGGGCCGGGGCAGAAAACCCAAGCCGACCGCCCGGAAAATCGCCGCTGGAAATCCCGGCAAACGCGCTCTGAATAAGGATGAACCGGATTTCGGCTTAGTCTCGAACATTGAGCCGCCGGATTGGATTTCCGGCGAGGCGCGGGACATGTGGGAGCGTGTCGTGCCGCTGCTCTGCGGTCAAAAAATCTTGCAGATGACTGATCTGCACATCGTCGAAATCTTCTGTGCAGCCTATGGAAACTGGCGTACCGCCCAGGAGGATTTGACCCGTAACGGCCCGGTCGTCGACAGTTCGCAAGGTAGCCCGATGAAGAATCCGGCGGCGACCGTTGTGAAGGAAGCGGCGGCGCAAATGGCCAGCTTCGGCGCAATGCTGGGGCTGGACCCGGCGAGCAGGCAGCGTCTGGTTGGCGCAAAGCCGAAGACTCCGGACAACCCTTTCGCGAAGCTGCTCGGCAAATGA
- a CDS encoding terminase large subunit, whose product MATNFPRVEQGLKFAREVVRGKRVACRYVQLACQRHLDDLAASRKKDFRWKFDPAAAERKLELIELLPHTKGEWAFKKQLVTLEPWQKFGLMATFGWLNKRTGKRRFRESYWEVPRKNGKSVIAAGVGIGMFVLDDEFGAEVYAGATTEKQAWEVFRPARLMVKRSPELIDAADIEVNASNMNKPEDGSRFEPLIGNPGDGASPSCSIVDEYHEHDTAALYETMLTGMGARRQPLMFIITTAGANIEGPCYDKRRQVIEMLEGTVPDDELFGWIWTIDEGDDWTDPRVLAKANPNIGISVYQEYLESQQQRAIKSARFTNTFKTKHLNVWTSAKAGYFNLEDWRACEHTSLSLDQFEGHDCVLALDMARKLDLNSMARLLWRDVDGRRHYFCVAPRFWVPEDTVRNTENRRMAERYQAWVNQGFLLETDGAEIDYRDILEEAKDANRQCPVQCTPLDPHGATNLSHQLADEGLTPVTIVQNYTNMSDPMKELEAAITSGRFHHDGNPIMTWCISNVIGKNLPGNDDVVRPIKQGNDNKIDGAVALIMAVGRAMLADRVDSESIYDQGVGV is encoded by the coding sequence ATGGCGACGAATTTCCCGCGCGTAGAGCAGGGGCTCAAGTTCGCGCGGGAAGTCGTTCGAGGCAAGCGAGTCGCTTGCCGGTATGTGCAACTCGCTTGCCAACGCCACCTTGACGACCTTGCGGCGAGTCGAAAGAAGGATTTCCGCTGGAAGTTCGATCCGGCAGCCGCTGAGCGCAAACTCGAACTGATTGAACTGCTGCCGCACACGAAGGGCGAGTGGGCATTCAAGAAGCAGCTTGTAACGTTGGAGCCCTGGCAGAAGTTCGGCCTGATGGCAACGTTCGGCTGGCTCAACAAGCGCACTGGAAAGCGCAGGTTTCGTGAGAGCTACTGGGAGGTGCCGCGGAAGAATGGCAAATCTGTCATTGCGGCAGGTGTCGGCATTGGCATGTTTGTGCTCGACGACGAGTTCGGTGCTGAGGTGTATGCCGGCGCGACGACTGAAAAGCAAGCGTGGGAGGTTTTTCGCCCAGCGCGCCTGATGGTGAAGCGGTCGCCCGAGTTGATCGATGCGGCCGACATCGAGGTGAATGCTTCGAACATGAACAAGCCTGAGGACGGCAGCCGCTTCGAACCGCTGATCGGCAACCCGGGCGACGGCGCGTCGCCGTCATGCTCGATAGTTGACGAGTACCACGAGCACGATACCGCAGCGTTGTACGAAACCATGCTGACCGGCATGGGTGCGCGTCGGCAGCCGCTGATGTTCATCATCACCACTGCGGGCGCAAACATCGAAGGGCCATGCTACGACAAGCGTCGGCAGGTGATCGAAATGCTCGAAGGGACCGTGCCCGATGACGAGCTTTTCGGCTGGATTTGGACGATCGATGAAGGGGACGATTGGACCGATCCGCGAGTGCTGGCGAAAGCCAATCCGAATATTGGAATTTCGGTCTATCAGGAGTATCTGGAGAGCCAGCAGCAACGCGCGATCAAGTCGGCGCGCTTCACGAACACATTCAAGACGAAGCACCTGAACGTCTGGACTTCGGCCAAGGCAGGCTATTTCAACCTCGAAGACTGGCGAGCCTGCGAACACACGTCGTTATCGCTCGATCAGTTCGAGGGGCACGATTGCGTGCTTGCGCTCGACATGGCGCGCAAGCTCGACTTGAACAGCATGGCCCGCCTTCTCTGGCGCGATGTAGATGGGCGGCGGCACTACTTCTGCGTTGCGCCGCGATTCTGGGTGCCCGAGGACACCGTGCGCAACACCGAAAACCGTCGGATGGCGGAGCGGTATCAAGCTTGGGTCAATCAGGGCTTTCTCCTCGAAACGGATGGCGCTGAGATCGACTACCGCGACATTCTGGAAGAGGCGAAGGATGCGAACCGGCAGTGTCCGGTTCAATGCACGCCACTCGATCCGCATGGCGCAACGAACCTGTCGCACCAGCTTGCGGACGAGGGGCTGACGCCGGTCACCATCGTGCAGAACTACACGAACATGTCGGACCCGATGAAGGAACTGGAGGCGGCAATTACGTCGGGCCGGTTCCATCACGACGGCAACCCGATCATGACGTGGTGCATCAGTAACGTCATCGGCAAGAATCTGCCGGGTAACGACGACGTGGTGCGCCCGATCAAGCAGGGCAACGACAACAAAATCGACGGCGCCGTCGCGCTGATCATGGCGGTGGGGCGCGCAATGCTGGCTGATCGCGTCGATTCCGAGTCGATCTACGATCAAGGAGTGGGTGTTTGA